The Peromyscus leucopus breed LL Stock chromosome 4, UCI_PerLeu_2.1, whole genome shotgun sequence genome segment ccaataaaaaaaaatcttcaaaatattaGTGGAAATGAAATTAAATCCAGCTGAGACAACAGGAAAACAAAGCTGAAGGGAGATATATACTTATCAAtgtgtctttatatattttaatatgtaatctATTTTCATAAtactattaaatatatatttacatgcttAAATATAACAAACTATACAAAGCACATAAGATAAACCCATAGTTGATATTTTATAATGAATgggtatattcatatatatgaataggTATTCAAAATATACATGTAAGTCCACACATAACTGGGCCACTGGggccaagagatggctcagcagttaagagaggacgtgcgttcaattcccagcacccacatggcagctcagaactgtctgtaactccagttccagggaattcaacatgataccctcttctggcctccacaggcaccaggcacacatgtggcaccaGACAAAACACATAGAACGATGAAAAAACCCTGGGTCATCCAGGACTTTGAGGGTAGAACTGTGGCTGAGTTAGGCTCTCCCAACCCTGAACTCTGGCCTGCCATACTTGCAGCCATCTCTGAGGATGTGCTGGTTACCTTTGAGATCTTCAAAGGCAGGATATTCTGACCTGTGAGTAGACTCACAGCCCAGGCCTCTTGGCTGTGCTTCCCTGAGAGCTTCCTCGAGGCTTTGTATGAAGTTAGATCTGGATGTCCTTGCTCTGGTGTTGGAGTTCCTGAAGGAGATGTGTGTTCAGGAGGAGAGGCCAAAGCTTTTGGGAGAGGATTGACTTGTGTGTGCCATCTCGGGCGAGAAGGAACTGACCATACTGTGCGTGCAGTGAAATAACTTGGGTGAACTCTGTGGTGATGAGAAAAGAGAGAGCGGAAGTCGCTTTCTGGCTGATCGGTGTCAaatcttttttttgtctgtgcATCCTTCTTGCCTCCGTCAGATGGTACTTGTGCCTGGATTGAGCCTTCTCCTTCCATAATTTGGATTCAATAGTCTTTCACTGATTGGGAATGTTAGCAAACATACCTGTTAGAATTGTGTCTTCATCAGTCAACAGGCAGGGTGCATGAAGCAGATTTGGGTGCATGCCTTCAAGGGAGGCCTAGCTGGGCTTATGACTTTGTGGCCTCATTGTGGCTGAGAAAGGTCATTGGTAGCTGTTTGCTGGCCCAGTGAGGGACTGATGCTCaatgcttttctgttttcatgaagGACTCACCCCGGTGGGCCCTGAGTCCCAGATCCGATACTCTGTGACCAGCATGCCCACTGTCACCAGTAACTATATGTCTATGGATGTCAGAGTAAGTACCTCCAGTCAGTCTGGTGCTGGTGTCCTCGGTGTCCTGGAAGGATCCTAAGAGGGTAGAAGGTGAAGGGAAGAAAGTGGTTGGTACTCCAGGTGGGCGTGCGGCCTAAGTCTTCACTGCTAGGCTGGTGCCTGGGAGCCCTGGGTCTGTTACAGGCCTGCCGTTCCTGATGCCCTGCGTGTGCGCCCCTGCCTTTATCCAGGCTATTCTTTTCCTGCTTGGCAAgcccatcctccagcctctgcatggTGCTCACCACTTTGTGTTGCCATGGCCTTTGGGTGATAAAAGTGCCATGGCAACCTTGGGGCTCTCCCAGCACCTGTTCGACTGTGCCCTCCTGATGCTGCAAAAGGCTGGTTCCCTCAACCTGGACATCACAGGGAAGCTGGTGAGGGCTGGATCTGTCACCCAGGTCCTGTGGCAGGGTGCCCCGTGGCCCATTTTGGGGACATCTTGTGGATGTGGAGTCATGGGCAGTGGGCAGCTAGAGTTGGGGCAACAGGATGGCCCTTGGAAGGAACCCATGGGTAAGGAACTCTATCCATACGGCCAAGTTGTGGCCTTGACTGTGAAACTGCCTTAAACCCTGTCATGATGGGGACTGATTTCAGAATGCAAAGAACAACCCTCTGAACACCTCCACGCTGGGCCAGCTCATCCCTGAGGTGGGTGATATTTCTGCTTGTTGTAGGCCAGAGGCTCAGGGATTGCGCGGGGCTTTTATGGGCTCCATCTACttcaaggtgggggtggggggtgtcagcACCTGCCCTTTGACCTTTTCTCCTGAGCTTAAGGACCACCCATCCCAGGCAGCTGGACTGGCTTCTCTTTGCCTCTGCCTGCAGTGAGTctgctgctgggccatcttgctctCTTTCCTATTCCCTGGCTATCTGTAAGATCTAGCTCAGAGTCAGTGccgcatgcctgcaatcccagcacttgggaggtaggaagatcatgagctcaaagccagccagggtgtACAGCAAAATCTTGACTTGGGATCAAAGCAAAAACACCAGCGGCAGAACCCCCTCTGAGGAGCCCAAGTCTGGTCCAGAGGCCCAGGCTGGACCTCCCGCTGAGCTCAGTCATGAATTAGAGGGTGATGGCTTATCAATATCCACCAAGGGAGACTGACAACCAGGAGCCTGTACAGCCCTCTCTGTCTCCCCGTCTGATGCCCCAGGTGGCCCGCCAGTTCCCTGAACCCGTGCCCATGGTACTGAAGGTGCAGCTGGGCACCACACCCGTGGCCACACTCCGCACCGGCAACTCCACTCTGCAGCTGCGGCCCTTTGTGGAGGTCCTGGCTGCGTCCCCCCACTCAGCCTCACTGTTCCTCTTCTCCCTGGATGTGGTGAGTGACGGGCCAGCCCGGACTGGTGGGGTTGGGGTTGTGCTCCTCAGGACCTTTCGTGCTCGGTGCTCTCTTCATTGGCTTTGATTCGttcacctctgtctcctgagcatgCCAGGACGTCCTGCCTCAGCACCTTGGCACACGTGGAACCCTCTGCCCAGCGccctcttcctttgcttttgGCCTGGCTGCTCTTCTTCATTTTCAATTCTTAGCCTAAGTGTTGAAGCTTTGTTCAGAGCAGTCTTCTTGGGCTGCCCTGTGTAAGAAGGTCCCCATCACTCTCTGCCTCTGTGACAGCCTCCACTTTCTGAGAAGGTCCTGTCTGGTTACTTCTGAAGGGTCCCcacagggaagaagggaagggaccCCACCCGTTCTTTATTTTGTAAAGTTGCTTGTAAAGTCACGACCTGTCGCTTAGCCAGCTCCATAAACATGTGTGGTCTgccctggtgggggaggggcagaaggcTCCACAATTGAACCTTCTGACTCTCTTTCCTCACGTACCCAGCGGGTGAACCTGAACCTTCAGCTCTTCGTGTCCAAGGCAAAGCTTCGGGGGACCACATCTTTGTTGGGGTAAGTGTGCCTTCTGACCCAGCAGCCTCAGAGTGCTCCCACACACAGTGATGAGACCTTCAGAGGAGGCTGGTCCACCCTGAGCCCACCCCTTGCTTTTCTTTCAGGGGGGTCCAGCTTTCTGTGGTCAACTCCAATGTGGGCTCCATTGATGTGAGTGGGACACTGGGCTGCCTTAAGCCTTGGGAAGGGACGGGAAAGGGTGAGAAGGGCACATACCTCAGTGCCACCATAGCTTCCCTGGGATGCCTGGGGACAGGGACCTACCTGCCCTCCATCTGTCCCCACTTCTttgcctgtctctctgcctgtgggcAAGTGATCGATTCATCAGCTCAGCCCTCAGTCTGAGCTCACTGGACAGTGGGATGGCTGGCACTGGCTAGTCCTTCATTATGTCACGTGGTCAGGTGCTTGCCACCACACACATGTTCCTTTATCCCCATGCATCCACGGGATGTAAGTTAGTCTGCCTAAGCTCTCCACCCAGCTGCCAGTCTGCCCGCCTAACTTCCATCGGTCATCAGGCAGTCTGTTGGCCAGCCCTGCCGTTGGTAACTCTGGTGTGAGGGCTAGAGCTGTTCCTGGGCTGCGTGACCTCCAaggctgatccagttggggacttgATTAAGGTTCAGCTGATGTGGGAGATCTACCCTCCTCTTCCGGTGCCTCTGATGTCTGTCCATCTGTATGTTTAACTGCATTCTCTTGGTCTTTTCTGGTGGTTGGTCCCGTGGCCGTGGCTGCAGATGGATCATGTGGATACACTCATAAGCACTGCATTCCAGAAACCCCTGCTGGATCACCTCAATGGTGAGTCCTGCTCTCCACTGTTATGGCCTCTCTGGTGCCCTCTTGAGCCCACACCCTCTGTGCCTGTCCCATTTCTCAAGCCCTCTCAGGCTCAAAGATTAAGGGGGTGGTTTTTGGGGGCCTGTTGCCTCTGTCTCTTGGCATGTATTTGTGTGGCCAATACATGGTCTCTTGATCttgtctcagtttcccctctgtGCTGTGAGGGTGACCCCACCTCCCACTCCAGATCTCAGTGTTCACAAGCTGCGAGCACAGGGCTGGTGCAGGTGGGGCCCTTCCTTCTGACTAACTTAGATACTTCTGTCTCACTGCAGCTCTCCTGGGCATGGGGATTGCCCTCCCCAGCATGCTCAATCTCCACTATGTCCACCCTGAGGTCTCCGTCTGTGAGGTGAGAGCTGTTGCGTGGCCAGGgagtctccttctctctctctctctctctctctctctctctctctctctctctctctcatttttgtttttttgagacaggatttttctgtgtagttatggtgcctttcctggaactcactctgtagcccaggcgggcctcgaactcacagagctccacctgcctctgcctcccgagtgctgggattaaagtctcttTAGAGGGGAGGAAGCGTCACCCCTCTGGGGCTCACCCTGCATCTTCCAAGACCACACAACAAACCTTAACTGCAATGAGATGGAGGAGTCAGGACCCGGGAGACCATGGTGGGAGGGGCTCTCCCTTACTCATCACACCTCACACCAGAGGCTTCAAGTCTTCAACTGTTTCAGGATCCTGTGTCCAGGGATGGGCGTGGCCCCTGGTGTCTAAGGTGGAAGGTAGAGAGGTTCCTTGCAGCCTGGCAGGCGGCTCTGCAGCTGGGTGGGTGAATTTAGCAACTTCTTCAGCCTCCTGTGATTTTTGTCCCCAGGTCTGGAATAGTAGGCCTCAGGATGGATGAAATTCATTCCTGACATAGCCAGGGTGACCCCCCTATGATCTCTTCCTGTCTCACCTGGGAACTCAGAGCAAATTCCCTCAACAAGGCCGAGCACAGGACAGGAAATGGGACAAACTTCCAAAGTGGGGCTTATCAGTGTCTGTTCAGGGAGGATGCTCCCCCTCATTCTTTAAAAATGGTGGCCTCAAGGTTCTGATGATCAACTCTCATGAAGGTGGGTAGtctaggggctgaggagatggctcgaTAGATAAGCGCTTGCTGGGCAAGTGTGAGGACTCTGGTTTAGAGCCCCAGGATTCACACTGGTCAGATGTGGTAACccagctgcaatcccagcacccaggaggcagagacaggggatttCTAGGGTGAACTGGCTAGCAAGACTGGTCAgatgtgagctccaggtttggcAAGAATCCCACCTTGGTAAATAAAGcagagaacaattgaggaagacatccgaTGTCAACTTCCGGCCTCCACACACGTGAACGTGAatgtatgcacaccacacacagacatagacatgcaaaaaaaaaaaaggataaaaaagagagacagtcaaaacaaaacacagaggagTCAGGACTGTTGGTGACACACTCCATGACTGAGCCCAGCATGATGGAGTTCTCTGAAATGACTTGAATCAGCATTGTCCAAAGTTGTCACTTGGCACATGGGACTGTTGAAATGAGACTCTGCTAGTGAAgacctgaattttattttttaaaaaacttagcaGGCTCTAGTGGTACATGCTtgcagtcccagaacttgggagatggaggcaagaggatcagaagatcatccttggctacatagagagtttgaggctagtctgaggcctcttctcccctctcctaattaaaaaaaaaaataaaaaaattagtcgTGTTAGCCACGTGAGGCTAATGATCCCTAGACTAGATCACTAACCCTTGACCCTGAGCTACCGATGGCCAGGGACTGGGTCTCATTTGTCCTCTGTTGAATCCTCAGCATCCTCCATAGGGTTTGGCGTGTGGCAGAGGCTCAGTGGAGACTTGATAAATGAGGGAACCAATggttggatggatagatgaatgatgAAGGAATGGTGAGCAGCCTCAGGAGTGAAG includes the following:
- the Bpifb2 gene encoding BPI fold-containing family B member 2 — protein: MAGTCSLGLLLVLLLAGVGVSLPVTVVRLNKAALDYVSDIGKVPLQRALQVTVSDFLDRSGEVLQSTRVQILDVHLPRLHLKFLAGLGVRLSAAVNFTVKVFRVPEPMELVLPVALLADVHVARDSIGTLVLSISTCSSLFSPASMLDSSNSSSQELLDLVQEHIRVDLSSKLCLQVSGLVQDLNVHLGTLIGLTPVGPESQIRYSVTSMPTVTSNYMSMDVRAILFLLGKPILQPLHGAHHFVLPWPLGDKSAMATLGLSQHLFDCALLMLQKAGSLNLDITGKLNAKNNPLNTSTLGQLIPEVARQFPEPVPMVLKVQLGTTPVATLRTGNSTLQLRPFVEVLAASPHSASLFLFSLDVRVNLNLQLFVSKAKLRGTTSLLGGVQLSVVNSNVGSIDMDHVDTLISTAFQKPLLDHLNALLGMGIALPSMLNLHYVHPEVSVCEGYVVISSGLAYQRGARS